The DNA segment GGTGGGTGAAACTGAGCAGGATCTCCCCTCCGGCGGGCGTGTGCTTGACCAGATTTCCGGCCAGCTCGGTCACGATAATCGCCACGTCCGACGAGCGGGCCTCGCCAAGTCCCATGGTGTCGGAGAACTCGGCCGCTGCCCGCCGGGCGGCGCCGACCGCACTGGCTTCCCGCACTTCGACTTTCAGGTTCCGGAGCATGCTACTTCCATTTTGTGGTGGTGATTCGGGTACCCTCACCCACGCGGGTGTCGATCTGAAAGTCGTTCATAAGCCTTTTCGAACCGCTCAGGCCGAGCCCTAGGCCACCGCCCGTGGTGTATCCGTCACTCAGGGCGAGGGGCAGATCCGGTATGCCGGGTCCATGATCCTCAAACACCATCCGCAGGCCGCGGCGGGGCACCGTGATGCGTTCGAGCAGCATTTGGCCACCCCTCCCGTGAACGAGCGTATTGCGTGCCAGCTCGGAAGCAGCTGTGACCACCTTGGTCTGATCAACCAGGCTGAAACCCAACTCTACGGCGAGCGCACGGACCGCCTGCCGGACCCGCACCACGTCCGACTCCGTCTGCAGTGGCCAGATGTCACCCGGCACGGTGGGTATCGGTCAGGGCGGTTGAGGCGTCTTCCATATCTGCACGCAGCAGAGCCATGCCAAGTTCGATGTTCAGTGCTGAGCGCATGTGCTGCCACGTCACGCCCAGTTCAACGAGCGTGATGGCCACGGCCGGACGCATGCCCACAATGACCGTCCGCGCGTCCAGCACGCGTGCGGTGGCAGCAATATTCCCCAGGACACGACCGATGAAGGAATCCACCAGATCAAGCGCGGAGATGTCGATCAGTACGCCACGCGCGCCCTTGTTGACAATCATGGTGGCCAGGTCGTCTTGCAGGGTCAGGGCCAGCTGATCATGCATGTCGACCTGAATGCTGACAAGCAGATTTTCGCCCAACTGCAGGATTGGAATGCGGTCCATACTGGCCTCAATTCCGTGACGCACGCGCGACAGAATAGCCGCGCCGTGCCAATGCAACCTGAAGGGCGTCCGCCAGCGTCGCTTTGGTAGTAACTCCGGCCAGATCGATCCCCAGGTGCACGATGGTCTGCGCTATTTGAGGACGGATTCCACTGATAATGCAGTCCGCTCCCATAAGCTGCGCGGCGCTTACGGTTCTCAGGAGGTGCTGGGCCACGAGCGTATCCACAGTAGGCACGCCTGTGATATCGATGATCGCCAGTGTGGAGCCGGTCTCAATAATGCGCTCGAGGAGCGTTTCCATCACGACCTGGGTCCGTTCGCTGTCGAGAGTTCCGATCAGCGGCAGCGCCACCACGCCTTCCCAGAGTTTGACGACAGGGG comes from the Deinococcus malanensis genome and includes:
- a CDS encoding anti-sigma regulatory factor, with translation MPGDIWPLQTESDVVRVRQAVRALAVELGFSLVDQTKVVTAASELARNTLVHGRGGQMLLERITVPRRGLRMVFEDHGPGIPDLPLALSDGYTTGGGLGLGLSGSKRLMNDFQIDTRVGEGTRITTTKWK
- a CDS encoding STAS domain-containing protein encodes the protein MRHGIEASMDRIPILQLGENLLVSIQVDMHDQLALTLQDDLATMIVNKGARGVLIDISALDLVDSFIGRVLGNIAATARVLDARTVIVGMRPAVAITLVELGVTWQHMRSALNIELGMALLRADMEDASTALTDTHRAG